Proteins from a single region of Gambusia affinis linkage group LG12, SWU_Gaff_1.0, whole genome shotgun sequence:
- the lg12h14orf119 gene encoding uncharacterized protein C14orf119 homolog, which produces MSWFSQVSQGPYQRQAADGQQFTAPNILGSPYNPISLPAVGATPATQSNSGAGLPSPGQFDLPSAPRGAASPPSLENLSCAGQDRQPEPISYVTFQEQRCVLSWFQGWNDSQKERFLQDLVGKAVPGKVCTLLDSLSTLQVKDKLPNIFECQLRLWTQWFESWGEEERNHFLHMLEENDPMFVAHFYRSVAGTAGRD; this is translated from the exons ATGTCGTGGTTTAGTCAGGTCAGTCAAGGTCCATACCAGCGCCAGGCCGCTGATGGCCAACAATTTACAGCCCCGAATATCCTCGGCAGTCCCTATAATCCCATAAGTCTACCAGCAGTAGGAGCGACCCCTGCTACCCAGAGCAACAGCGGGGCTGGCCTGCCTTCTCCAGGCCAGTTTGACCTGCCATCGGCTCCTCGGGGTGCAGCCAGCCCTCCCAGCCTGGAGAACCTGTCCTGCGCGGGTCAAGACAGACAACCAGAGCCCATCTCCTATGTGACCTTCCAGGAGCAGCGGTGTGTCCTGAGCTGGTTCCAAGGCTGGAATGACTCCCAGAAGGAGAGGTTCCTGCAGGATCTTGTTGGTAAAGCCGTGCCGGGGAAAGTGTGCACTCTCCTCGACTCACTCAGCACCCTTCAG GTCAAAGACAAACTGCCCAACATCTTTGAGTGCCAGCTCCGGCTGTGGACCCAGTGGTTTGAGTCCTGGGGGGAAGAGGAGCGGAATCATTTCCTGCACATGCTGGAGGAGAATGACCCCATGTTTGTTGCCCACTTCTACAGGAGTGTAGCTGGCACCGCAGGAAGAGACTGA